One stretch of Streptomyces sp. R21 DNA includes these proteins:
- a CDS encoding CoA pyrophosphatase — protein MTHASNTQGGRVVLSKDGLPGWLDPVVHAVETVEPLQLSRFLPPKDGAGRQSAVLILFGEGDRGPEMLLMERSSSLRSHAGQPSFPGGALDPEDGDPGADGPLRAALREAEEETGLDPSGVQLFGVLPRLYIPVSSFVVTPVLGWWRRPTAVGVVDPNETARVFTVPVADLTDPANRATAVHPSGHRGPAFLVESALVWGFTAGIIDRLLHYAGWELPWDRDKQVPLDWRA, from the coding sequence ATGACGCACGCGAGCAATACGCAGGGCGGCAGGGTGGTGCTGAGCAAGGACGGCCTGCCCGGCTGGCTGGATCCGGTGGTGCACGCCGTCGAGACGGTGGAGCCGCTCCAGCTGAGCCGCTTCCTGCCGCCGAAGGACGGCGCGGGCCGGCAGTCCGCCGTGCTGATCCTCTTCGGCGAGGGCGACCGCGGCCCCGAGATGCTGCTCATGGAGCGGTCGAGCTCCCTGAGATCGCATGCCGGGCAGCCGTCCTTCCCCGGCGGTGCCCTCGACCCGGAGGACGGCGACCCGGGGGCCGACGGGCCGCTGCGGGCGGCGCTGCGCGAGGCCGAGGAGGAGACCGGGCTCGACCCGAGCGGCGTCCAGCTCTTCGGCGTCCTGCCGCGGCTGTACATCCCGGTGAGCAGCTTCGTCGTCACGCCCGTGCTGGGCTGGTGGCGCCGCCCGACGGCCGTGGGCGTGGTCGATCCGAACGAGACGGCCCGCGTCTTCACGGTCCCCGTGGCGGATCTCACGGACCCCGCCAACCGCGCGACCGCCGTCCACCCCAGCGGCCACAGAGGTCCCGCATTTCTGGTCGAATCCGCCCTTGTCTGGGGTTTCACGGCCGGAATCATCGACCGGCTGCTGCACTACGCGGGCTGGGAGCTGCCCTGG
- the nth gene encoding endonuclease III, whose product MSENEPRKAAVKKTAAAKKATTTVKKAPATAKKAPATAKKAPATAKKAPATAKRATVTAKKTATVKKATVSAKKVTVAPKKAAVAVKKPAPVKTVAQKPPSGESHTALARRARRINRELADVYPYAHPELDFENPFQLVIATVLSAQTTDLRVNQTTPALFAKYPTPEDLAAANPEEVEEILRPTGFFRAKTRSVMGLSKALVEDFGGEVPGRLEDLVKLPGVGRKTAFVVLGNAFERPGITVDTHFGRLVRRWQWTEETDPDKVEAIVGGLFPKSDWTMLSHHVIFHGRRICHARKPACGACPIAPLCPAYGEGETDPEKAKKLLKYEKGGLPGQRLNPPQAYLDAGGIPAPPLGAG is encoded by the coding sequence ATGTCTGAAAACGAGCCTCGGAAAGCGGCGGTGAAGAAGACCGCGGCAGCCAAGAAGGCGACGACGACGGTCAAGAAGGCGCCTGCGACAGCCAAGAAGGCGCCTGCCACGGCCAAGAAGGCGCCTGCCACGGCCAAGAAGGCGCCTGCGACGGCAAAAAGGGCGACTGTCACGGCCAAGAAGACGGCGACGGTCAAGAAAGCCACCGTGTCGGCCAAGAAGGTGACTGTCGCGCCGAAGAAGGCCGCCGTCGCCGTGAAGAAGCCCGCGCCCGTCAAAACCGTTGCCCAGAAGCCGCCCTCGGGCGAGTCGCACACCGCGCTCGCCCGCCGCGCCCGCCGCATCAACCGCGAGCTCGCCGACGTGTACCCGTACGCGCACCCCGAACTGGACTTCGAGAACCCCTTCCAGCTCGTGATCGCCACCGTGCTGTCGGCGCAGACGACCGACCTGCGGGTCAATCAGACGACCCCGGCCCTCTTCGCCAAGTACCCCACCCCCGAGGACCTCGCCGCGGCCAACCCGGAGGAGGTCGAGGAGATCCTCCGTCCGACCGGGTTCTTCCGGGCCAAGACCAGGTCGGTCATGGGGCTGTCCAAGGCCCTGGTGGAGGACTTCGGGGGCGAGGTCCCCGGCCGGCTCGAAGACCTCGTCAAGCTCCCCGGCGTAGGACGCAAGACCGCCTTCGTGGTCCTGGGCAACGCCTTCGAGCGCCCCGGGATCACTGTCGACACCCACTTCGGGCGGCTCGTGCGGCGCTGGCAGTGGACCGAGGAGACGGATCCGGACAAGGTCGAGGCGATCGTCGGCGGGCTCTTCCCGAAGAGCGACTGGACGATGCTGTCGCACCACGTGATCTTCCACGGCCGCCGGATCTGCCACGCCCGCAAACCCGCCTGCGGCGCCTGCCCCATCGCCCCGCTCTGCCCGGCGTACGGCGAGGGCGAGACCGACCCGGAGAAGGCGAAGAAGCTCCTGAAGTACGAGAAGGGCGGCTTGCCCGGTCAGCGGCTCAATCCGCCGCAGGCCTACCTCGACGCGGGCGGCATCCCGGCGCCGCCACTGGGTGCCGGATGA
- a CDS encoding Crp/Fnr family transcriptional regulator, translating to MDDVLRRAPLFAALDDEQAAELRASMSEVTLARGDALFHEGDPGDRLYVVTEGKVKLHRTSPDGRENMLAVLGPGELIGELSLFDPGPRTATATALTEVKLLGLGHGDLQPWLNARPEVAAALLRAVARRLRKTNDQMSDLVFSDVPGRVARALLDLSRRFGVQSEEGIHVVHDLTQEELAQLVGASRETVNKALADFAGRGWLRLEARAVILLDVERLAKRSR from the coding sequence GTGGACGACGTTCTGCGGCGCGCCCCGCTCTTCGCGGCGCTCGATGACGAGCAGGCCGCGGAGCTCCGCGCCTCCATGAGTGAGGTGACCCTCGCACGCGGCGACGCCCTGTTCCACGAGGGCGACCCCGGGGACCGCCTCTATGTGGTCACCGAGGGCAAGGTGAAGCTTCACCGCACCTCCCCCGACGGGCGCGAGAACATGCTCGCCGTCCTCGGCCCCGGTGAGCTGATCGGCGAACTGTCGCTGTTCGACCCGGGCCCGCGCACGGCGACCGCCACCGCGCTCACCGAGGTCAAGCTGCTCGGCCTCGGCCACGGCGACCTCCAGCCCTGGCTGAACGCACGCCCCGAGGTGGCCGCCGCCCTGCTGCGCGCCGTCGCCCGACGCCTGCGCAAGACCAACGACCAGATGTCCGACCTGGTCTTCTCGGACGTCCCGGGCCGTGTCGCCCGCGCCCTGCTGGACCTCTCCCGCCGTTTCGGCGTGCAGTCCGAAGAGGGCATCCACGTCGTGCACGACCTCACGCAGGAGGAGCTGGCCCAGCTGGTCGGCGCGTCCCGCGAGACGGTCAACAAGGCGCTCGCCGACTTCGCGGGCCGCGGCTGGCTCCGTCTGGAGGCCCGCGCCGTGATCCTGCTGGACGTCGAGCGCCTGGCCAAGCGGTCGCGCTAG
- a CDS encoding nucleotidyltransferase domain-containing protein codes for MAETGHQRGHRPGLDAQGYIEREGSLGRIQPAFRPVAAAARDQVLEAFGARMTGAYLYGSIPRGTARVGRSDLDLLLVLREEPAESDRADAVRLGEMLDKEFPEIDGVGTLLFSRTRLLSDLETYDLGWFVACLCTPLLGEDLAEYLPRYRPDSLLARETNGDLALFLPRWRERIAAADDTDEARRPLVRFMSRHLVRTGFTLVMPRWNGWTSDLRDMAEAFGTYYPERAAQLRKAAVLGYEPTGDPAVLHSYVDDLGPWLAEEYARVHGVKAPRPDGP; via the coding sequence ATGGCCGAAACAGGGCACCAAAGAGGGCACCGACCCGGGCTCGACGCCCAGGGATACATCGAGCGTGAAGGATCGCTCGGGCGGATCCAGCCCGCGTTCCGGCCCGTGGCCGCCGCGGCGCGCGATCAGGTGCTGGAGGCCTTCGGGGCGCGGATGACGGGCGCCTACCTCTACGGGTCCATTCCGCGCGGCACCGCGCGCGTGGGCCGCTCCGACCTCGATCTGCTGCTCGTCCTGCGCGAGGAACCCGCCGAGAGCGACCGCGCCGACGCCGTCCGGCTCGGTGAGATGCTCGACAAGGAGTTCCCGGAGATCGACGGGGTCGGGACGCTCCTGTTCAGCCGTACGCGGCTGCTGAGCGACCTGGAGACGTACGACCTCGGATGGTTCGTCGCCTGCCTCTGTACGCCCCTGCTGGGCGAGGACCTGGCCGAATACCTGCCCCGCTACCGCCCGGACTCGCTCCTCGCCCGCGAGACGAACGGCGACCTGGCGCTGTTCCTGCCGCGCTGGCGCGAGCGGATCGCCGCCGCGGACGACACCGACGAGGCCCGCCGTCCGCTGGTGCGATTCATGTCCCGCCACCTCGTCCGCACCGGCTTCACCCTCGTCATGCCCCGCTGGAACGGCTGGACCAGCGATCTGCGGGACATGGCCGAGGCGTTCGGCACGTACTACCCCGAGCGAGCCGCGCAGCTACGGAAGGCGGCCGTTCTCGGCTACGAGCCGACCGGCGACCCGGCCGTGCTCCACTCCTACGTCGACGACCTCGGCCCATGGCTCGCCGAGGAGTACGCGCGCGTGCACGGCGTCAAAGCGCCCCGT